TGCCTGTTTTATGTCTTCGGGCGTCACTTTTTCCAGGTCCTTGAGGTATTTATTGACGTCATGCCAGCCGTGCCTGGTGGCGGCCGACCCCAGCTGCTCGCCCAGCCCGGCATTTCCCTGCCGGGAAAAGATATAGCCCGCCCTCTTCTGATTCCTGGCTTTCTCCAGCTCCCCGGCAGTGACGCCTTCCTTCTTGACCTTCTCCAGCTCGGCGTAAAGGCTCTGCTCCAGTTCCAGCGTGCTACGGCCGGCGATGGGCGCGGCATAGAGCATGAACAGGCCGGGATCCCTCCGGGCGTCGTTGTAGGACTCGGCATAAAGGGCCACCTTCTGCTGGTAGACCAGGCTTTGGTAAAATCTGGAGCTCTGTCCTTCGGAGAGGATGCCTAAAAGCAGGTCCAGCACGACCTCGTCGTATGAGCCCGAGGTGCATCCATGGTAGGCGATTATCAGCAGCGGCGTCTGGGCTTGCCTCTGCACCGTCACCCGGCGTTCGCCCCGCTGCTCCGGTTCCACAGTGCGGACCCCCGGGGGCGGCTTGGCCCCACGGGGAATATCACCGAAATACTTCTGCACCTGCTGGACCGCAGCCCCCGGCTTGATGTCACCGACGATCACGCAGGTGGCGTTGTTCGGCGCATAATAGGTGTCATAATAGCTGCGGAGGTCGTCCAGGGTCATGGCTTTCAAATCGGACATCCAGCCTAAAGTGGGGATTCCATAGGGATGGGCCATGAAGGCGGCAGCTTCAGTCTCCTCCACCAGCCGGCCCCAGGGGGAGTTCTCCCGAAGCCGCCGCTCCTCCATTACCACCTGGCGTTCGGATTCGAACTCCAGCGAATCTAACTTGAGGTCGTGCATCCGCCCGGCCTCCAATTCCATCATCTGGGGCAGGAACTCCACCGCAATGTTCTCATAGTAAAAAGTGTAATCTTTGGATGTAGAACCATTGGCGTGGCCCCCGTATTTCTGGATTATCCTTGTAAAATCTTCAGGGCCAATTTTACCAGAGGCCTTGAACATCATGTGCTCCAGCAGATGTGAGATCCCGGTGATGCCCGGCCGTTCGTTGCGCGAGCCCACCCGGTACCAAACCTGGAAGCTGGCGATGGGCAGATCGTGCTTTTCCAGCACCAATATCTTCAGGCCGTTGGCCAGGCTGTCTTCATAGACCGCCAGGGTGTCCAAAGCCAAAGCGTAGTTTAGACCCAAGCATAGTAATAGGGTTATCAGGGCCAGTTTTTTGGACATCAATGCTCCTTATGTGATAGGTGGCACTGTAAATGCACCAGAAGTTGGTCGAACATCTGCCCGTACTTTGTGGGGAACGGAGCGGTTATTTTATCAGAATTAGAGCTTATCCTCAAATAACAATTTGGGCATAAACGGCCCAACTGCGCAAATGCTACGTCGGGCGGACTGCAAAACCGCCATACTTTAGTCACGCTCATTCACCGTATCGCGGTAGGATCCGCTTCACTCGCATTCCTCGTCTGGCATGGTTCGACAGGCTCACCACATGTCTTTTCGCTCGTTTATGCTGCTCCAAAGCTTATTTAAGAATAAACATTTATTATAATTCCCTAATCCCAAAAAATCAAGGGTAGCCCCAGCGCAGGCTTCCCCCGTCCCGATATCAGGCGGCAAGACATTTGACCCCCTTTGGCGGCAACTCACCGGAAAAGCGCTATCATCAGGCAAACGACGAGATACGAGATGGGCACCGCATAGCGGCAGAAATGATCGACGGTCTTGGATCTCTGCTCCCGGCCGGAGTTGAACAGCCACAGGGAAATGGTAGATTCGGCAATGGACAAAAAGACGAATATGAAGGTAGCCATGTGCAACTGGTCGGCAATGGTCATGATGTTGGTGTCCGGCAGGGACGAGGTTATTACGTACTGGCTGGCCACCGCCGCAAAGATCCCGCCCACCCCCAACCCGAACCGGGGATCCAGGTCGGTGGGCCTGATGAAGAAGGCCAGAAAGGCGATAAAGGCGGCTATGAACATTCCGAACAGCAATTTTATAAAATAGCCTGCGCCCGGCCGGATCACCCGGACCGAGCAGTAGAATCGGGAAAATATAGACTGGTTTTCCACCGGCAGCGAAGGGTCGCCGTAATTGGTGGCATAGGTA
This genomic window from candidate division TA06 bacterium contains:
- a CDS encoding insulinase family protein translates to MSKKLALITLLLCLGLNYALALDTLAVYEDSLANGLKILVLEKHDLPIASFQVWYRVGSRNERPGITGISHLLEHMMFKASGKIGPEDFTRIIQKYGGHANGSTSKDYTFYYENIAVEFLPQMMELEAGRMHDLKLDSLEFESERQVVMEERRLRENSPWGRLVEETEAAAFMAHPYGIPTLGWMSDLKAMTLDDLRSYYDTYYAPNNATCVIVGDIKPGAAVQQVQKYFGDIPRGAKPPPGVRTVEPEQRGERRVTVQRQAQTPLLIIAYHGCTSGSYDEVVLDLLLGILSEGQSSRFYQSLVYQQKVALYAESYNDARRDPGLFMLYAAPIAGRSTLELEQSLYAELEKVKKEGVTAGELEKARNQKRAGYIFSRQGNAGLGEQLGSAATRHGWHDVNKYLKDLEKVTPEDIKQAAQKYLTADNRTVATLVPQAVKGQEK